A part of Prolixibacteraceae bacterium genomic DNA contains:
- a CDS encoding Cof-type HAD-IIB family hydrolase, which produces MQKKMWITDLDGTLLNNNEQLPSSLYDAINKIPSHTIKVIATGRNLEKVRRAITNIQLFDFIIFSSGAGIYDTSKQSLIHVNNLSKHTCRIVFDFLDRQKYNFIYTQKVPFNQNLYYKENYPCKHFDQYLYAHERDLDRNLTTLNNELAQFMVFIPNNEDLIQSITTQIHSISDELQVIRATSPIDASFCWIEIFHREVSKGKAVRFLSHTLSIDLEHSIGVGNDYNDLDFLTIIGNPYVVENSPSDLKNRFNVVASNQDHGVLDVLKKHGIA; this is translated from the coding sequence ATGCAGAAAAAAATGTGGATTACAGATTTAGATGGGACGCTACTAAACAACAACGAGCAGCTTCCATCATCACTATATGATGCAATAAATAAAATTCCCTCTCATACAATCAAGGTTATTGCCACTGGTCGTAATTTAGAAAAAGTTAGAAGAGCAATAACGAATATTCAACTCTTTGATTTTATCATCTTTTCTTCAGGTGCTGGCATATATGACACATCTAAACAGTCACTTATTCATGTTAACAATCTTTCAAAGCACACTTGTCGTATAGTATTTGATTTCCTTGATCGACAAAAATATAATTTCATATACACACAGAAAGTCCCCTTCAATCAAAATTTATATTACAAAGAAAACTATCCGTGTAAACATTTTGATCAGTACCTCTATGCACACGAGAGAGATTTGGACCGAAATCTTACCACACTCAATAATGAACTTGCCCAATTCATGGTTTTTATTCCAAATAACGAAGATCTCATTCAATCGATAACAACACAAATTCACTCTATTTCGGACGAACTTCAAGTTATTCGAGCGACATCACCTATTGACGCATCATTCTGTTGGATTGAGATATTTCATAGAGAGGTATCAAAAGGAAAAGCTGTTCGATTTTTAAGTCATACCCTCTCCATAGATTTAGAGCACAGTATTGGGGTTGGAAACGACTACAACGACCTCGATTTTCTCACTATCATTGGAAATCCCTATGTGGTAGAGAATAGTCCTTCTGACTTAAAAAACAGGTTTAATGTCGTTGCCAGCAATCAAGACCATGGTGTTTTAGATGTTTTAAAAAAACATGGTATAGCATAA
- the nhaD gene encoding sodium:proton antiporter NhaD, translated as MTMFSLMLIVFIIGYLAIIFESNIKISKTASALFMGVAVWVVYSLNGFDILSLGYSHSWHEFLSTHPNANSIIGAADFILNTELYSHLSEVASIVFFLLGAMTIVEIIDRYQGFKVITQKIHQGSRVKLLWIIGILAFVMSSVLDNLTTTIVIISLLNKLISAKEERWLIGGIVVIAANAGGAWSPIGDVTTIMLWIGEQVTTVSLIKAVLLPSIVNVLVPLIIASFYVKGQAVKPTLDQEETKVFTTPFERNLVFFLGVAALLFVPILKTWTGLPPYMGMLLGLSIMWTLTEVISRRKRKAEDRRRLNPGYIIKKLDTPTILYFTGILLAVAALASAGQLDLIAEYLDEHIGNIYGINLAIGALSSVVDNSSLVAATMGMYETAQAGATGYLSNFVQNGDFWTFLTYCAGTGGSMMIIGSAAGVAAMGIDRIPFGWYLKKISWMAFIGFLAGALTFYLIN; from the coding sequence ATTACTATGTTCTCATTAATGTTGATTGTTTTTATAATCGGATACCTAGCGATTATATTTGAATCGAATATCAAAATTAGTAAAACGGCATCGGCCCTGTTTATGGGAGTTGCAGTATGGGTGGTATACTCCCTAAATGGTTTTGATATTCTTTCACTTGGTTATAGCCATAGCTGGCATGAATTTCTGTCAACTCACCCCAACGCCAACTCGATTATTGGTGCAGCAGATTTTATTCTTAACACCGAACTCTACTCACATCTATCAGAGGTAGCCTCCATTGTATTCTTCCTTCTCGGAGCAATGACTATAGTGGAAATTATAGATAGATATCAGGGATTCAAGGTTATTACCCAGAAAATTCACCAAGGAAGTCGAGTCAAGCTACTATGGATCATAGGGATACTCGCTTTTGTTATGAGTTCTGTTTTAGACAACTTAACAACCACAATTGTTATTATTTCACTACTCAACAAGCTTATTTCGGCCAAAGAAGAGAGATGGCTTATTGGTGGTATTGTTGTGATCGCGGCTAATGCTGGTGGAGCATGGTCTCCTATTGGTGATGTTACCACCATCATGTTATGGATTGGGGAACAAGTAACAACAGTCAGTTTAATCAAAGCAGTACTGCTCCCAAGTATTGTGAATGTACTTGTTCCTCTCATCATTGCAAGTTTTTATGTCAAAGGACAAGCAGTTAAACCAACACTAGACCAAGAAGAGACCAAAGTATTTACGACTCCTTTTGAAAGGAATCTGGTATTCTTCCTTGGAGTTGCTGCACTTCTATTTGTTCCGATATTAAAAACATGGACTGGACTTCCACCTTACATGGGAATGCTTTTAGGACTCTCGATCATGTGGACCCTTACAGAAGTTATCTCTCGCCGTAAGAGGAAGGCAGAGGATAGACGAAGACTTAATCCTGGCTATATCATAAAAAAATTAGATACCCCTACCATACTCTATTTCACAGGAATACTTCTTGCTGTTGCAGCATTGGCATCTGCAGGGCAATTAGACCTTATTGCAGAGTATCTGGATGAACATATTGGAAATATATATGGTATCAACTTAGCCATTGGAGCCCTGTCTTCGGTAGTTGACAACTCTTCTCTTGTCGCAGCTACAATGGGAATGTACGAAACAGCTCAAGCTGGAGCAACAGGATATTTGAGTAACTTTGTGCAGAATGGTGACTTCTGGACATTCTTAACATACTGTGCTGGAACAGGAGGTTCAATGATGATTATTGGATCTGCAGCAGGAGTTGCAGCAATGGGTATTGACAGAATTCCTTTTGGATGGTATCTTAAAAAAATATCATGGATGGCATTCATTGGATTTCTTGCAGGAGCACTAACTTTTTATCTAATTAACTAA
- a CDS encoding 3'-5' exonuclease: MDSFVALDFETANRKRESACSLAIVTVEKGKILETFHTFIRPPDNDYDIQNIQVHGITPEITEYANDFRVCFPEIYKRIKGKTIVAHNESFDRGVLRKAIEYYHIDASELDLTQKWHCTYRLWKKVGLEPTTLKHCCEHFGIQLNHHDAISDAEASAKLFVIYQYYLNQTKK; the protein is encoded by the coding sequence ATGGATTCATTTGTAGCACTTGATTTTGAAACTGCAAATAGAAAAAGAGAGAGCGCATGTTCTCTTGCAATTGTTACTGTTGAAAAAGGGAAAATACTGGAAACATTCCATACTTTTATACGCCCTCCAGACAATGATTATGACATACAGAATATTCAAGTACATGGTATCACTCCAGAGATAACCGAATATGCAAATGATTTTAGAGTGTGCTTTCCTGAGATATACAAACGAATCAAAGGCAAAACAATTGTAGCTCATAATGAAAGCTTTGATCGTGGCGTTCTTCGTAAAGCTATCGAATACTATCATATTGACGCATCCGAACTTGACCTAACACAGAAGTGGCATTGCACCTATAGGCTCTGGAAAAAAGTGGGGTTAGAACCAACAACACTAAAACACTGTTGCGAACATTTTGGAATTCAATTAAACCATCACGATGCAATCTCTGATGCAGAAGCTTCAGCAAAGCTTTTTGTCATTTATCAATATTACTTAAACCAAACTAAAAAATAA
- a CDS encoding TIGR00730 family Rossman fold protein — translation MNICVFCSSANNLNEKYQTTARQLGEKIAKGNHQLVYGGAKVGLMHIVAENTRNHGAQTIGIVAQVIKNNNVASSSDDQQFITPTMHERKALMREKSDAVIALPGGFGTLEELLEVLTLKQLGEINIPVVIFNIDHYYDHLIDQFKTAVKDGFSKEAYLGLYLETTSIDDAFEYIETYRNTSDKTSITKWN, via the coding sequence ATGAATATTTGTGTTTTTTGCTCTTCAGCAAACAATCTAAACGAAAAATATCAAACTACTGCACGTCAGTTAGGCGAAAAAATAGCCAAAGGAAATCACCAACTTGTTTATGGCGGAGCAAAAGTCGGACTCATGCATATTGTGGCTGAGAATACAAGAAACCATGGTGCCCAAACCATTGGTATCGTGGCACAGGTTATTAAGAACAATAATGTTGCTTCAAGCAGTGACGATCAACAATTCATCACACCAACAATGCACGAAAGAAAAGCTCTAATGAGAGAGAAATCAGATGCTGTAATTGCACTCCCAGGTGGATTCGGAACTCTAGAGGAACTATTAGAAGTGCTAACATTGAAACAACTTGGAGAGATCAATATCCCAGTGGTTATTTTCAATATCGACCACTATTATGATCATCTTATTGATCAATTTAAGACTGCTGTTAAAGATGGTTTTTCTAAAGAGGCCTATTTGGGTCTTTATCTTGAAACAACAAGTATTGACGATGCATTTGAATATATTGAAACTTACAGAAACACTTCAGATAAAACTTCCATAACAAAGTGGAATTAA
- the dapF gene encoding diaminopimelate epimerase produces the protein MKSYRFHKYQGAGNDFVIIDNRDNKFDANNIELVRHLCDRRFGVGADGLMLLESDALYAFRMRYYNSDGREATMCGNGGRCIVAFAHFLGIFEDEVEFIAVDGVHKAKMDEDQIVDLEMIDVDRIERVGEDFYLNTGSPHYVTFCQLEGLDVVEEGRKIRYNNRFAKEGTNVNFVQMDKDVLHVLTYERGVEDETLACGTGVTAAAISACVMSNSQFDRFKVFAKGGELEVRFDQQSEQHFRHVWLKGPAIRVFNGEIHI, from the coding sequence ATGAAAAGTTATAGATTTCATAAATATCAAGGTGCTGGTAATGATTTTGTAATTATTGATAATAGAGATAACAAATTTGATGCCAATAATATTGAGTTAGTTCGTCATTTATGTGATAGGCGCTTTGGTGTGGGTGCTGATGGCTTAATGTTGCTAGAGTCAGATGCCCTGTATGCTTTTCGTATGCGTTATTATAACAGTGATGGTCGAGAGGCTACAATGTGTGGTAATGGCGGGCGTTGTATCGTTGCCTTCGCACATTTTTTAGGCATTTTTGAAGATGAAGTCGAATTTATTGCTGTCGATGGAGTTCATAAAGCGAAAATGGATGAAGATCAGATTGTTGATCTAGAGATGATCGATGTCGATCGTATAGAGCGTGTTGGTGAGGATTTCTACTTGAATACAGGTTCACCACACTATGTTACTTTCTGCCAGCTAGAAGGACTCGATGTGGTTGAAGAGGGGCGAAAAATTCGTTACAATAATCGCTTTGCAAAAGAAGGAACCAATGTCAACTTTGTTCAGATGGATAAGGATGTTCTTCATGTTCTAACTTATGAAAGAGGTGTTGAAGATGAGACATTGGCTTGTGGCACTGGTGTAACAGCAGCTGCAATTTCGGCATGTGTCATGTCGAATAGTCAGTTTGATAGGTTCAAAGTATTTGCTAAAGGAGGGGAATTAGAAGTTCGCTTTGATCAGCAATCGGAACAACACTTTCGACATGTATGGCTTAAAGGTCCTGCTATAAGAGTCTTTAATGGAGAGATACATATATAG
- a CDS encoding Do family serine endopeptidase, which produces MKNLKSLIKYLSVAFTTSLLTILGVFTIISNKQVAHTDYTYKQPVPTQLSSFSSSTAQQYPNLTNAAEKSVHAVVHITTQKEMTHQPQSLFDLFYGNGSGSYNQPQVQQASGSGVIISSDGYIVTNNHVIDDADNIKVIFEENKTFDAKLVGTDPNTDIAILKVEAEGLPYLEWGDAQKLKLGEWVLAVGNPFSLNSTVTAGIVSAKSRSIGIMSGQMALESFIQTDAAVNPGNSGGALVNQSGQLVGINTAIASRTGSYSGYSFAVPSTIAKKVVGDILKYGAVQRAILGVQIRDNNSQLAEEEDLDITYGAYVARVTDGSGAEKAGIESGDIIIAVNERAIKNTTQLREQVGQYSPGNTVTVKINRDGDEKEFTVELQNLKGNTNIIKATNDFLGAKFKPLNINQQRKFSIQYGLQVTSLSDGKLKNAGIKKGFIITSVNNYAVSSVKELQDLVMNTPTNKQVLIEGVYPNGEWAYHIFKNN; this is translated from the coding sequence ATGAAAAATTTAAAAAGCCTTATCAAGTACCTATCTGTAGCATTCACTACAAGTTTACTAACAATTTTAGGAGTTTTTACTATCATTTCAAACAAACAAGTAGCACATACTGATTATACATACAAGCAACCAGTACCGACACAGCTATCTAGTTTTAGTAGTAGTACAGCTCAACAATATCCAAATTTAACCAATGCAGCTGAGAAATCTGTTCATGCAGTGGTACATATTACAACACAAAAGGAGATGACTCATCAACCTCAATCTCTTTTTGATCTATTCTATGGAAATGGCTCAGGGAGTTACAACCAGCCTCAAGTACAACAGGCAAGTGGTTCAGGAGTTATCATCTCATCAGATGGGTATATTGTCACAAACAACCACGTAATTGATGATGCCGATAACATTAAAGTCATTTTTGAAGAGAACAAAACATTCGATGCTAAACTAGTTGGAACGGACCCTAATACAGACATTGCTATTTTGAAAGTTGAAGCAGAAGGACTTCCATATTTAGAGTGGGGAGACGCTCAAAAGCTGAAACTAGGAGAGTGGGTATTGGCTGTTGGAAACCCCTTTTCGCTTAACTCTACAGTGACCGCTGGTATCGTAAGTGCCAAATCAAGGTCCATAGGAATCATGTCTGGACAGATGGCATTAGAGTCGTTCATTCAAACAGATGCAGCGGTTAATCCAGGAAATTCAGGAGGGGCATTGGTTAATCAGTCTGGACAACTAGTCGGAATAAACACTGCAATAGCATCTAGAACAGGGAGTTATTCTGGTTATTCATTTGCTGTACCGTCGACCATTGCAAAAAAAGTAGTCGGTGATATACTTAAATATGGAGCCGTACAACGTGCTATATTAGGTGTACAAATCAGAGACAACAATAGCCAGCTAGCAGAAGAAGAAGATCTTGACATCACTTATGGTGCATATGTAGCAAGAGTAACGGATGGTAGTGGTGCTGAGAAAGCAGGAATTGAAAGTGGAGATATTATTATTGCTGTTAACGAGCGTGCCATAAAAAACACCACACAACTTAGAGAGCAAGTTGGACAATACAGTCCTGGGAATACCGTTACTGTTAAGATAAATAGAGATGGGGATGAGAAAGAATTTACTGTCGAACTTCAAAACCTTAAAGGAAACACAAACATCATTAAAGCGACAAACGATTTCCTTGGAGCGAAGTTTAAACCTTTAAATATTAATCAACAGAGAAAATTTAGCATCCAATACGGACTACAAGTCACCTCATTATCAGACGGCAAACTAAAAAATGCTGGAATAAAGAAAGGTTTTATCATTACTAGTGTTAACAATTATGCAGTTTCTTCCGTAAAAGAACTACAAGATTTGGTAATGAATACCCCAACAAATAAACAAGTATTAATTGAAGGTGTTTACCCTAATGGCGAGTGGGCGTACCACATCTTCAAAAACAACTAA
- a CDS encoding RNA polymerase sigma factor RpoD/SigA produces the protein MRQLKITKSITNRESASLDKYLQEIGKEELITVEEEVELAQRIKKGDQAALEKLTRANLRFVVSVAKQYQNQGLTLPDLINEGNLGLIKAAEKFDETRGFKFISYAVWWIRQSILQALAEQSRIVRLPLNQVGSLNKINKAFSKFEQEHERKPSPEELAETLDLPADKVSDTLRVSGRHVSVDAPFVDGEDNSLLDVLVNDDSPNADRSLIGESLAKEIERSLATLTEREADIIRMFFGIGCQEMTLEEIGERFGLTRERVRQIKEKAIRRLRHTSRSKLLKSYLG, from the coding sequence ATGAGACAACTTAAGATCACAAAATCTATCACTAACCGTGAGAGTGCTTCACTAGACAAGTATTTACAAGAAATTGGTAAAGAGGAGCTTATTACCGTTGAAGAAGAAGTAGAATTGGCTCAACGGATAAAAAAAGGAGACCAAGCAGCACTAGAGAAACTGACTAGAGCGAACTTGAGATTCGTTGTATCTGTTGCCAAGCAGTACCAAAATCAAGGACTTACACTTCCTGACCTTATTAACGAAGGAAACTTAGGTTTGATTAAAGCTGCAGAAAAATTCGACGAAACACGTGGATTTAAATTTATCTCCTATGCAGTATGGTGGATTCGCCAATCTATACTACAAGCATTGGCTGAGCAGTCACGTATCGTTCGTCTACCTCTAAATCAGGTAGGATCTCTAAATAAGATCAATAAAGCATTCTCTAAATTTGAGCAGGAGCACGAAAGAAAGCCTTCTCCTGAAGAGCTAGCGGAAACGCTTGACCTTCCTGCAGACAAAGTATCAGATACCCTTAGAGTTTCTGGTAGACATGTTTCTGTAGATGCACCTTTTGTCGACGGGGAAGACAACAGTTTATTAGATGTACTAGTAAACGATGATTCACCAAATGCAGATAGAAGTTTGATTGGAGAATCTCTTGCAAAAGAAATTGAACGTTCTCTTGCGACCCTTACTGAAAGAGAAGCGGATATTATTCGTATGTTCTTTGGTATTGGATGTCAAGAAATGACTCTTGAAGAGATTGGAGAACGTTTCGGGCTTACAAGAGAGCGCGTACGTCAGATCAAAGAAAAAGCAATCAGAAGATTGAGACACACCTCTAGAAGTAAACTTCTTAAAAGTTACTTAGGTTAA
- a CDS encoding sulfatase, translated as MRQTCKISSYILFAMLTSSCIKAEKKQPPNILFIAIDDLRPDLACYGNKYVKSPNLDQLAKEGALFTNHFTNIPTCGASRHSMLTGLYPKTTKQLGNAASEHAFHKKNSSGMPETFIARIKKRGYHTIGIGKISHSTDGYIYKYKEQPSKIRELPNSWDELLFDYSKWGTGWNAFFGYANGENRQSLNKQVKPYEIADVDDTGYIDGVTANLAIKRLGQLKNEKKPFFLAVGFFKPHLPFNAPKKYWDLYNREDLPASSNPNIPKGVHKASLHQSKEFNLYHCGDEHLDLTHKASEEYSRKLHHAYYACISYVDQQVGKVINELKKQGLDKNTIIVVWGDHGWHLGDQHVWGKHTLFENALRSTLIIKDPRSKKSGVVISNIVESVDLYPTICEIAEVPKPQNINGETMVPLLYGDTTRQKNYAYGYFNKGVTLRNEQYRLIKYFRNEKPTIELYDHKTDPLEDENIAEQNSNIIKQLLPILEKGNTGLYGY; from the coding sequence ATGAGACAAACTTGTAAAATAAGTAGCTACATACTTTTTGCAATGCTCACAAGCAGTTGTATAAAAGCAGAAAAAAAACAACCACCCAATATTCTGTTTATTGCAATAGATGATCTGAGACCGGACTTAGCATGTTATGGCAACAAATATGTCAAATCACCAAATCTAGATCAACTTGCTAAAGAGGGAGCTCTCTTCACAAACCATTTCACCAATATACCTACATGTGGAGCCTCAAGGCATTCGATGTTAACAGGCTTATATCCAAAAACCACCAAACAACTTGGCAATGCAGCAAGTGAACATGCTTTTCATAAAAAGAACAGCTCTGGTATGCCTGAAACTTTTATTGCTCGAATAAAAAAAAGAGGGTATCACACTATTGGGATAGGGAAAATAAGCCACTCTACCGATGGATATATTTATAAATATAAAGAACAACCATCAAAAATTAGAGAGCTGCCAAACAGTTGGGATGAACTACTATTTGACTACAGTAAATGGGGAACAGGGTGGAATGCATTTTTTGGCTATGCTAATGGCGAAAACAGACAATCACTAAATAAGCAAGTTAAACCTTATGAGATAGCAGATGTAGACGACACCGGTTATATTGATGGTGTGACTGCAAATCTTGCAATAAAGAGATTAGGACAACTAAAAAATGAAAAAAAGCCCTTCTTCTTAGCTGTTGGTTTTTTTAAACCTCACCTCCCGTTCAATGCACCAAAAAAATATTGGGACCTATACAACAGAGAAGACCTTCCAGCATCAAGTAATCCAAATATCCCAAAGGGAGTCCATAAGGCATCTCTTCATCAAAGTAAAGAGTTTAATCTATACCATTGCGGTGACGAACATCTTGACCTTACCCATAAAGCATCTGAAGAATACTCACGAAAGCTACACCATGCCTATTATGCGTGCATTTCCTATGTAGACCAACAGGTAGGAAAGGTAATCAACGAGTTAAAAAAACAAGGGCTAGACAAGAACACCATAATTGTTGTTTGGGGAGATCACGGATGGCATCTTGGAGATCAACATGTATGGGGAAAACACACCTTATTTGAAAATGCACTACGAAGCACGTTAATCATCAAAGACCCGCGAAGCAAAAAAAGTGGAGTAGTAATATCAAATATTGTAGAATCAGTGGACCTCTACCCTACGATATGTGAAATAGCAGAAGTCCCTAAGCCACAAAATATCAATGGAGAGACAATGGTTCCTCTTCTTTATGGAGATACTACACGCCAAAAGAACTATGCTTATGGTTACTTTAACAAAGGTGTTACCCTTCGAAATGAACAATATAGATTGATCAAGTATTTTCGAAATGAAAAACCTACAATTGAACTGTATGACCATAAAACAGATCCCTTAGAAGATGAGAATATCGCAGAACAAAACAGCAATATTATCAAACAACTTCTTCCGATCCTAGAGAAAGGAAACACAGGACTGTACGGTTACTAA
- a CDS encoding trans-2-enoyl-CoA reductase family protein, with protein MIIEPKMRGFICFTSHPKGCEQNVLNQINYVKSKGAIEGAKKVLVIGSSTGFGLASRITSAFGSNAATLGVCFEKPGVEGKPGTAGWYNTAAFEKFAEEEGLYAKTINGDAFSNEVKAEAIEAIKKDLGEVDLVIYSLASPRRTNPVDGQTYRSVLKPIDGEYSNKTVDFHTGKVSEVSIQPIKDEEEIANTVQVMGGDDWRLWMEALAEAGVLADGVKTVAYSYIGPEITFPIYRNGTIGKAKDHLEATAHELTEKLSSIHGEAYVSVNKALVTQASSAIPVIPLYISLLFKVMKEANIHEGCIEQIQRLYSERLYTGSEIPVDEKGRIRVDDWEMRDDIQEKVSKLWDIADSDNLAEIGDLEGYKHDFMSLFGFDIEGVDYTADVDETTSVKSIQ; from the coding sequence ATGATTATTGAACCAAAAATGAGAGGTTTCATTTGTTTTACTTCTCACCCAAAGGGATGTGAACAAAATGTGTTGAATCAGATCAATTATGTGAAATCTAAAGGAGCCATTGAGGGTGCTAAAAAAGTACTTGTTATTGGTTCATCAACAGGTTTCGGTTTGGCTTCACGTATCACAAGTGCTTTTGGGTCAAATGCTGCAACCCTAGGAGTGTGTTTTGAAAAGCCGGGTGTCGAAGGTAAGCCTGGAACAGCAGGGTGGTATAATACTGCTGCATTTGAAAAATTTGCTGAAGAAGAGGGTCTTTATGCAAAAACAATTAATGGTGATGCTTTCTCGAATGAAGTGAAAGCGGAGGCTATTGAGGCCATTAAGAAAGACCTAGGAGAGGTAGATTTAGTGATTTACAGTTTGGCTTCTCCTCGCCGTACTAATCCAGTTGATGGTCAGACATACAGATCTGTGTTAAAGCCTATTGATGGGGAGTATTCTAATAAAACAGTGGACTTCCATACAGGAAAAGTGTCTGAAGTTTCTATTCAACCAATTAAGGATGAAGAGGAGATTGCGAATACGGTTCAGGTAATGGGTGGTGATGATTGGAGATTATGGATGGAAGCATTGGCTGAAGCTGGTGTTTTGGCTGACGGAGTAAAGACTGTGGCTTATTCATACATTGGCCCTGAGATCACTTTCCCTATCTATAGAAATGGTACTATCGGAAAAGCAAAAGATCATCTAGAGGCTACAGCTCATGAGTTGACTGAGAAGTTGTCATCAATCCATGGTGAGGCATATGTTTCAGTAAATAAAGCATTAGTTACTCAAGCAAGTTCAGCTATTCCTGTTATTCCTCTTTATATATCACTACTATTCAAAGTGATGAAAGAAGCGAATATTCATGAAGGATGTATCGAACAGATTCAACGTTTGTATAGTGAACGTCTGTATACAGGATCTGAAATTCCAGTAGATGAGAAAGGACGTATTCGCGTTGATGATTGGGAGATGAGAGATGATATCCAAGAGAAGGTCTCAAAACTGTGGGATATCGCTGATTCTGATAATCTTGCTGAGATTGGAGATTTAGAAGGATATAAGCATGATTTTATGAGTTTATTCGGATTTGATATTGAGGGGGTTGATTACACTGCGGATGTAGATGAGACTACATCTGTGAAGAGTATTCAATAA